One window of Microcoleus vaginatus PCC 9802 genomic DNA carries:
- a CDS encoding prepilin peptidase → MEIIFNCLVTAIVFIVGSAIGSFLNVVVYRLPAGLSVIHPPSRCPKCLNQLRTYENIPVFGWLWLRGRCNHCRSRISARYPLVEAATGLLFLLIFWRFGVTVQTLGFWALFSWLLALSLIDCDTMTLPNSLTRSGLVLGLVFQVAKGWWPTFSLIDSVHYLVLDGIAGAVVGLWLFDAIGLAGTIGLGQNAMGAGDTKLAALMGAWLGWKYLLLAGFIACLAGAFAGGGAIAIGLLDRRQPMPFGPFLALGAAITALWGEAILSTYLQLFFPNFSF, encoded by the coding sequence ATGGAAATTATCTTTAATTGCCTTGTCACGGCGATCGTCTTTATTGTCGGATCTGCTATTGGCAGTTTTCTAAATGTGGTAGTCTATCGGTTGCCTGCGGGTTTGTCGGTGATCCACCCTCCTTCTCGCTGTCCCAAATGTTTAAATCAGCTCAGAACTTACGAAAATATACCCGTTTTCGGTTGGCTGTGGCTGCGGGGACGCTGCAATCACTGCCGCAGTCGGATTTCGGCCCGCTATCCGCTGGTGGAAGCAGCTACGGGTTTGCTGTTTTTGTTAATCTTCTGGCGGTTTGGCGTAACAGTGCAAACTCTTGGTTTTTGGGCTTTGTTTAGCTGGCTGTTGGCTTTGTCTTTGATTGATTGCGATACAATGACTTTGCCTAATTCTTTAACTCGATCGGGTTTGGTGCTCGGATTGGTTTTCCAGGTGGCAAAAGGTTGGTGGCCGACTTTTAGTTTGATCGACTCGGTACACTATCTGGTACTCGATGGGATCGCGGGAGCAGTTGTCGGGTTGTGGCTGTTTGACGCGATTGGACTCGCCGGGACGATCGGACTGGGGCAGAATGCTATGGGGGCCGGAGATACCAAATTGGCCGCCTTGATGGGAGCTTGGCTGGGCTGGAAATACTTGCTGCTAGCGGGATTCATCGCCTGTTTAGCCGGGGCTTTTGCCGGTGGCGGGGCGATCGCGATCGGCTTGCTCGATCGGCGTCAACCGATGCCTTTCGGCCCGTTTCTGGCTCTCGGTGCAGCAATTACTGCTCTGTGGGGGGAAGCGATCTTATCTACTTACTTGCAGTTGTTTTTCCCGAATTTTAGTTTCTGA
- a CDS encoding lipopolysaccharide heptosyltransferase family protein, producing the protein MMRILALVPGGIGDQILFFPTLDDLKQSYPEAQIDVIVEPRAKGAYRVCKSVKEVLTYNFKDRNAMADLGNLLGVIRDREYEAVISLGQRWTVGLLLWLTGIPQRVGYSGTNGARFLTAAIPLKTEQYAASMYHDLLQGFNITNPCPPLAINVPKQDIQWAEAEQQRLGVKESGYILIHGGSSQLAVSKGIDKIYPTDNWKQIIEDCQQRQPNLPVVVVKGPEDAEFVTKLVELCPNVKVISPDDVGKLAATIAAANLMICTDSAPMHLAVAVQTYTIALFGPTEPAKLLPKSDRFLGIKSPTGKMADISPQEVLKKVWGG; encoded by the coding sequence ATGATGCGAATACTAGCACTTGTCCCAGGCGGGATTGGCGACCAAATTTTATTTTTCCCCACCCTCGATGACCTCAAGCAGTCTTATCCAGAGGCGCAAATTGATGTCATCGTGGAACCGAGGGCAAAGGGCGCTTACCGAGTCTGCAAATCCGTCAAAGAAGTCTTGACGTACAATTTCAAAGACCGCAACGCTATGGCAGATTTGGGCAATTTACTGGGCGTAATTCGCGATCGCGAATACGAAGCAGTTATTTCCCTCGGCCAGCGGTGGACTGTGGGGCTGCTGCTGTGGCTGACCGGCATTCCGCAGAGAGTTGGCTATTCGGGAACCAACGGCGCTCGATTTCTCACCGCTGCGATACCCCTGAAAACTGAACAGTACGCGGCTTCAATGTACCACGATTTGCTGCAAGGATTCAACATTACAAATCCTTGTCCGCCACTGGCAATTAATGTACCTAAACAGGACATTCAGTGGGCGGAAGCCGAACAGCAGCGGTTGGGCGTAAAAGAAAGCGGTTACATTCTAATTCACGGCGGTTCGAGTCAATTAGCTGTGTCTAAAGGTATTGACAAAATTTACCCTACAGACAACTGGAAGCAAATAATTGAAGATTGTCAGCAGCGGCAGCCGAATTTGCCCGTTGTTGTTGTGAAAGGCCCAGAAGATGCAGAATTCGTAACAAAGTTAGTCGAGTTATGTCCAAATGTAAAAGTTATCTCGCCGGATGATGTCGGTAAGTTGGCTGCCACTATTGCTGCTGCTAATTTGATGATATGTACTGACAGTGCGCCGATGCACTTAGCTGTGGCGGTTCAAACTTATACAATAGCTTTGTTTGGCCCGACTGAACCGGCGAAATTGTTGCCAAAGAGCGATCGATTTTTGGGCATTAAATCTCCTACTGGCAAAATGGCAGACATCTCTCCTCAAGAGGTTTTAAAGAAGGTTTGGGGCGGCTAA
- a CDS encoding tetratricopeptide repeat protein → MHSRSYHFSYLAAISIVLSPALSLLAISDALAYAPMINARRTQASDSLRDSFASLTQATDPKTQADELFETGVKQHREGLFREAIETFEQVLAIRKQLGDQAGIGETLNNMGEVYGEMGSQPKALEVLRQALAIHREIGEGSRIARTLNLIGFVNRVADNFSEAMKLHQEALELAKTANDKIEIAESFHNIAAVYAEQVNYAKAIEFYQQARTIRTVEGDRRDLGRTLNNMGGVYYNIGDFNRAMEFYHQALAIRREIGDRAGVGRLLNNMALTSRKLGKDTQALIYFQQAIPMLEAIGDKTSIGRLLNNMGAIHESLGQSAKALESYEGALKIAREGGDKAGETTAMEGIKRLSSGQLVPQ, encoded by the coding sequence GTGCACAGCCGCTCTTATCACTTCAGCTATCTCGCAGCTATAAGTATTGTCTTATCGCCCGCACTCAGCTTGCTGGCAATTTCAGACGCTCTAGCTTATGCCCCAATGATCAATGCGAGGCGCACCCAAGCGAGCGATTCCCTACGGGATAGCTTCGCTTCACTCACTCAGGCAACAGACCCCAAAACGCAAGCAGACGAACTCTTTGAAACAGGAGTAAAACAGCACCGCGAGGGTTTGTTTCGAGAAGCAATCGAGACATTTGAGCAAGTTTTGGCAATTCGCAAGCAACTCGGCGACCAAGCCGGAATCGGAGAAACCCTCAACAATATGGGGGAAGTCTATGGCGAAATGGGTTCGCAGCCCAAAGCTTTGGAAGTTTTGCGGCAAGCTTTAGCCATTCACCGAGAAATCGGCGAAGGGTCTCGTATCGCGCGCACTCTCAATCTCATCGGTTTCGTCAACAGGGTTGCGGACAATTTTTCCGAAGCGATGAAACTGCACCAAGAAGCTTTGGAACTTGCCAAAACAGCCAACGACAAAATTGAAATAGCAGAGTCTTTTCACAACATTGCGGCCGTGTACGCAGAACAGGTCAATTACGCCAAGGCGATCGAATTTTACCAGCAAGCGCGCACGATTCGCACTGTTGAGGGTGATCGCCGCGATTTGGGCCGTACCCTCAATAACATGGGCGGCGTCTACTACAACATCGGCGACTTTAATAGAGCGATGGAATTTTACCACCAAGCTTTAGCAATTCGTCGGGAAATCGGAGACAGGGCTGGCGTCGGTCGCCTCCTCAACAACATGGCACTTACCTCTCGCAAACTCGGCAAAGATACTCAAGCGCTGATCTATTTTCAGCAAGCAATACCGATGTTAGAAGCAATCGGCGACAAGACAAGTATCGGACGCTTGCTCAACAACATGGGCGCAATTCATGAAAGTCTCGGTCAATCTGCTAAAGCTCTCGAATCCTACGAGGGAGCTTTAAAAATTGCTCGTGAGGGCGGTGACAAAGCCGGAGAAACTACAGCAATGGAGGGCATTAAGCGATTGTCTTCCGGTCAGCTTGTACCGCAATAA
- the accD gene encoding acetyl-CoA carboxylase, carboxyltransferase subunit beta: MSLFDWFANRRKSVPNSQERPEREIADGLWNKCEACGALSYTKDLRANQMVCLECGHHIRVYSDDRIEQLIDPNTWVPINEGLHATDPLKFRDRKKYSDRLREFQEKTGHLDAVETGIGKLENLPVALGVMEFQFIGGSMGSVVGEKLTRLIEHATRERLSVIIVCASGGARMQEGMLSLMQMAKISGALERHREARLLYIPILTHPTTGGVTASFAMLGDIIIAEPKATVAFTGGRVIEQTLREKLPENYQTSEYSFAHGFVDLIVPRTQLKKTLGQLISLHQPQPFLAGSEFPALEASDNQALPTQTHAFKLSP; this comes from the coding sequence ATGTCTCTATTTGATTGGTTTGCAAATCGACGAAAATCAGTACCGAACTCCCAAGAACGGCCGGAACGAGAAATTGCGGACGGACTTTGGAATAAATGCGAAGCTTGCGGTGCCCTCAGTTATACCAAAGACCTGCGAGCAAATCAAATGGTTTGCTTGGAATGCGGGCATCATATCAGAGTTTACAGTGACGATCGCATCGAGCAGTTGATCGATCCCAATACCTGGGTACCCATTAACGAAGGACTGCACGCCACCGATCCCCTGAAATTTCGCGATCGAAAAAAATATAGCGATCGACTCCGAGAATTTCAAGAAAAAACAGGCCACCTAGACGCCGTAGAAACAGGCATCGGCAAACTAGAAAATTTGCCAGTCGCCCTCGGAGTCATGGAATTTCAGTTCATCGGCGGCAGCATGGGCTCAGTTGTCGGAGAAAAGCTAACTCGCCTCATCGAACACGCCACGCGGGAACGCTTGTCCGTGATCATTGTTTGCGCTTCCGGTGGTGCAAGAATGCAAGAAGGAATGCTCAGCTTGATGCAAATGGCTAAAATTTCCGGGGCTCTGGAACGCCACCGGGAAGCGAGACTGCTTTACATCCCGATTTTGACCCACCCGACCACCGGCGGCGTCACCGCCAGTTTTGCCATGCTGGGAGACATTATAATTGCAGAGCCAAAAGCTACTGTGGCCTTTACGGGCGGCCGGGTAATCGAGCAAACTCTGCGCGAAAAGCTCCCGGAAAATTATCAAACTTCCGAATACTCCTTCGCGCACGGTTTTGTAGACTTGATTGTACCCCGGACTCAATTAAAGAAAACTCTTGGTCAGCTCATCAGCCTCCACCAGCCCCAGCCTTTCTTGGCCGGCTCGGAATTCCCCGCCCTAGAAGCCAGCGATAACCAGGCTTTGCCCACGCAGACTCACGCTTTCAAACTTTCTCCCTAA
- a CDS encoding adenylate/guanylate cyclase domain-containing protein, translated as MEIINRLTYNPPLAALELRLRSLLSAQLYAAAWVDPSPATLMGVFDHLRTLRYILHDYVPRPVSESPPNPGEVRYQWQTGTLLFTDLAGFTSLLEANAAEGRKGAETLLGVINDYFASMIEIVSKSGGDLLEFTGDAMLVQFLAGVHQEDTARAVRAGLRMQRAMAEFASIETARGVLSLRMRVGIHCGRYISADIGTPLRMAHVLLGHSVQQAKQAEGSGTVGRVCVTEAARECLGEQFRFEPGKQGYFLVADDFTDDQLGEYDITLTGRRMPSSVLLDRSVSGLVSEIGESVKRLEPLASYIPKAILRLLVENADQRKIPPDFPEPTVMFVNLIGLPESVEKASPQEEVNLVVGYSRVFASIDAVVSAKGGVLQKVTAHLDGSDMLIYFGVPDAHTDDASRAASAAIAIRDIIAGLPLVIIAGEEVKVSCQIGLSRGPVFAAEVGEPRGRREFNILGDTVNTAARLMSKAGENQILIGERVCESIELNFICEALGSVALKGKSAQTPIFALHSAKGEKGKGGV; from the coding sequence GTGGAAATTATTAATAGATTAACCTACAATCCTCCCTTAGCTGCGCTCGAACTGCGGCTGCGATCGCTCCTTTCCGCCCAACTCTACGCTGCTGCGTGGGTAGATCCGTCCCCCGCAACGCTAATGGGGGTTTTTGATCACCTGCGAACTCTGCGCTACATCCTCCACGACTACGTGCCCCGGCCGGTGTCCGAATCTCCGCCCAACCCGGGCGAGGTGCGCTACCAGTGGCAAACAGGCACCTTGCTGTTCACGGATTTGGCAGGGTTTACGTCGCTGTTGGAAGCGAATGCAGCCGAGGGGCGCAAGGGAGCTGAAACGCTGCTGGGGGTGATTAACGACTATTTTGCCTCGATGATTGAAATTGTCAGCAAATCGGGCGGGGATTTGCTGGAGTTTACCGGAGATGCGATGCTGGTGCAGTTTCTGGCAGGGGTTCATCAAGAGGATACAGCTAGGGCTGTGCGGGCGGGTTTGCGGATGCAGCGGGCGATGGCTGAATTTGCGAGTATTGAAACGGCGCGGGGTGTTTTGTCTTTGAGGATGCGGGTGGGCATCCACTGCGGCCGCTATATTAGTGCTGACATCGGTACGCCGCTGCGGATGGCCCACGTACTGCTGGGGCATTCAGTCCAGCAAGCCAAGCAAGCTGAGGGTTCTGGAACTGTGGGGCGGGTGTGTGTGACTGAAGCTGCTAGAGAGTGTTTGGGAGAGCAATTTCGTTTTGAACCCGGGAAACAGGGTTATTTTTTGGTGGCGGACGATTTCACGGACGATCAACTCGGAGAGTATGATATCACTTTGACTGGCCGACGGATGCCGAGTTCGGTATTGCTCGATCGCAGCGTTTCGGGCTTGGTAAGCGAAATCGGGGAATCTGTGAAGCGGCTTGAACCCCTTGCTAGTTATATTCCCAAAGCTATCCTGAGACTGCTGGTTGAAAATGCTGATCAACGCAAAATCCCGCCGGATTTTCCTGAACCGACGGTGATGTTTGTCAACTTGATTGGTTTACCGGAGTCTGTGGAGAAAGCTTCGCCCCAGGAAGAAGTTAATCTGGTAGTGGGTTATTCTCGGGTGTTTGCGTCGATCGATGCTGTAGTGTCAGCTAAAGGGGGCGTGTTGCAAAAAGTAACGGCGCACTTAGACGGTTCGGATATGCTGATTTATTTTGGCGTGCCCGACGCTCACACGGATGACGCCAGCCGCGCGGCTAGTGCGGCGATTGCGATCCGAGATATCATTGCAGGTTTGCCTCTGGTAATTATCGCGGGTGAAGAAGTAAAAGTAAGCTGTCAAATTGGGCTGTCCCGGGGGCCGGTGTTTGCTGCTGAGGTTGGGGAACCGCGAGGGCGCAGGGAGTTTAATATCCTCGGCGATACGGTGAATACGGCGGCTCGGTTGATGAGCAAGGCGGGGGAAAACCAAATTTTGATTGGTGAAAGGGTGTGTGAGTCGATCGAGCTAAACTTCATTTGCGAGGCTTTGGGATCTGTTGCTCTGAAGGGGAAATCTGCTCAAACTCCGATTTTTGCTTTGCACAGTGCAAAAGGGGAGAAGGGAAAAGGGGGCGTTTAA
- a CDS encoding acyl esterase — protein sequence MHHHIKATDLRTVVKETVLPRYSICTLLTDKDLYQQMLESFAKGGFDPDITEYLYIDNSITNAADAYSGINEFLSMAKGRYIIICHQDIVLVNHNLAHLEKCIAELNKLDPKWALLGNAGGKSLGCLSLRLKDPHGDNNTGGFPVKVQSLDENFILVRKDANLGASRDLDGFHLYGFDLCFMAAMRGYSAYVVDFHIHHLSPGKISQDFINSRSRIIGKYQQLFSGRFFRTTCTSFYLSGNAMLNSIFNHPRILKWFEDVYERFGW from the coding sequence ATGCATCATCATATTAAGGCAACGGATCTTAGAACCGTGGTAAAGGAAACGGTTTTGCCAAGGTATTCAATTTGCACCTTATTAACTGATAAAGATCTATATCAGCAAATGTTAGAGTCCTTTGCCAAAGGGGGTTTTGATCCCGATATTACTGAGTATTTGTATATCGATAATAGCATCACAAATGCAGCCGATGCCTATTCTGGAATTAACGAGTTTCTGAGCATGGCAAAAGGTCGGTATATCATCATTTGCCATCAGGATATTGTATTGGTCAATCACAACCTTGCCCACTTGGAAAAGTGTATTGCTGAATTGAATAAACTTGATCCGAAGTGGGCACTGTTAGGAAATGCAGGGGGAAAATCCCTCGGATGTCTCTCACTCAGGCTTAAAGACCCCCATGGCGATAATAACACTGGGGGGTTTCCCGTAAAGGTTCAATCACTGGATGAGAACTTTATCCTAGTACGCAAAGATGCTAATTTGGGGGCATCTAGGGATCTGGATGGATTTCATTTATATGGGTTTGATTTATGTTTTATGGCTGCAATGCGTGGATATTCTGCATATGTGGTGGATTTCCATATTCATCACTTGTCACCAGGAAAAATAAGTCAAGATTTTATCAACTCTAGAAGTCGCATTATTGGGAAATATCAACAGTTGTTTTCGGGAAGGTTTTTCCGAACAACCTGCACATCGTTCTATCTTTCGGGTAATGCCATGCTCAATAGTATTTTCAATCATCCACGTATCCTCAAATGGTTTGAGGATGTCTACGAGAGGTTTGGATGGTGA
- a CDS encoding LysR family transcriptional regulator, protein MNEINTRRMKLSQIQALIAVADCENFSEAALQLELSQSAVSHAIASLETELGVQLFHRGRHGAQLTPVGERVVSYGRQIACALEMMVKEADLEKGLQGGQVRIVTFRSVATHILPGIIAKFRSCFPKITVSITEVYYTQAVEEALRSGKADIGFVSLPISDEFETREILRDKYVVLLPPTAKLSSAKITWKELAAYPLILQPAENSCSVPLRKYLTTSGFPLNIAYELSEDSTIVSMVMQGLGTAILPRLAAEPIPTSVKVCSLPADFERVIGVAVLRDGLLIPAVFAFLDLVKSAAEVDSEGDFPINPS, encoded by the coding sequence ATGAACGAAATCAATACGCGGCGGATGAAACTCTCTCAGATTCAAGCTTTGATAGCTGTAGCAGACTGTGAAAACTTTAGCGAGGCGGCTTTGCAATTGGAACTGTCCCAATCCGCCGTCAGCCACGCCATCGCCTCTTTAGAAACAGAATTGGGAGTGCAATTGTTCCACCGGGGGCGACACGGTGCTCAACTGACGCCAGTGGGGGAAAGGGTAGTGAGTTACGGGCGTCAAATAGCCTGCGCCTTAGAAATGATGGTCAAAGAAGCGGATTTAGAAAAAGGTTTGCAGGGAGGCCAGGTACGGATAGTTACTTTTCGGAGTGTCGCAACTCATATCCTACCGGGTATTATTGCTAAATTTCGCAGTTGCTTTCCCAAAATTACAGTTAGCATTACCGAAGTTTATTATACCCAAGCTGTGGAAGAGGCTTTGCGATCGGGCAAAGCAGACATCGGCTTTGTGTCTCTTCCCATCTCCGATGAATTTGAAACTAGAGAAATTTTGCGGGATAAATATGTTGTGTTGCTGCCGCCAACTGCCAAATTGTCAAGCGCTAAGATTACCTGGAAAGAATTAGCGGCTTATCCGTTGATTTTGCAGCCGGCCGAAAATTCTTGTTCTGTACCGTTGCGAAAATATTTGACAACTTCGGGGTTTCCCTTAAATATCGCTTACGAACTCAGCGAAGATTCAACTATTGTCAGTATGGTGATGCAAGGTTTGGGTACAGCAATTCTTCCCCGTTTGGCTGCGGAACCGATACCTACTTCGGTGAAAGTTTGCAGTTTGCCTGCCGATTTTGAAAGGGTAATTGGGGTGGCTGTTTTGAGGGATGGGTTGTTGATTCCGGCCGTGTTTGCCTTCTTGGATTTAGTTAAAAGTGCCGCAGAGGTTGATAGTGAGGGCGATTTTCCGATTAATCCTTCTTAA
- a CDS encoding 2-C-methyl-D-erythritol 4-phosphate cytidylyltransferase produces the protein MHLLIPAAGSGRRMGSQRNKLLLTLLGKPLLSWTLAAAEASQHISWIGIMGQPDDFPDFKAILSDLSLVKPVELIQGGATRQESVYNGLQALPPNADRVLIHDGARCLATAELFDRSAEALLSCPGLIVAVPVKDTIKVVDERRIVRDTPDRSNLWAAQTPQGFEVKLLKQCHEEGRQKGWEVTDDAALFEKCGLPVQIVEGEETNLKVTTPVDLALAEFILRQRYGE, from the coding sequence ATGCACTTATTAATTCCTGCGGCGGGTTCGGGGCGACGGATGGGGAGTCAGCGGAACAAACTGCTGCTGACTTTGCTGGGAAAACCTTTGCTGAGTTGGACTTTGGCTGCGGCTGAAGCTTCGCAGCACATTAGCTGGATTGGCATCATGGGCCAGCCAGACGATTTTCCTGATTTTAAAGCAATTCTGAGCGATTTATCTTTGGTTAAACCCGTGGAACTGATTCAAGGTGGCGCCACCAGGCAAGAGTCAGTTTACAACGGTTTGCAGGCTTTGCCGCCGAATGCCGATCGAGTGTTGATTCACGACGGCGCGAGGTGTTTGGCAACTGCTGAATTGTTCGATCGATCTGCCGAGGCTCTCTTGAGCTGTCCGGGCTTGATTGTCGCCGTTCCGGTCAAGGATACGATTAAGGTCGTAGATGAGCGTCGGATCGTGCGAGACACCCCAGACAGAAGCAATTTGTGGGCGGCCCAGACTCCCCAAGGATTTGAAGTGAAATTGTTAAAGCAGTGTCACGAAGAAGGGCGACAAAAAGGTTGGGAAGTTACAGACGATGCGGCTTTGTTTGAAAAATGCGGTTTACCAGTGCAAATTGTGGAGGGAGAAGAGACGAATTTGAAAGTCACAACGCCCGTAGATTTAGCGCTAGCGGAATTTATTTTGCGGCAAAGATACGGGGAATAA
- a CDS encoding N-acetyltransferase, with protein sequence MDIRTENPEDVEAVRNINIAAFGRENEANLVEKLRGIASTFSFVAVQSDRVVGHIFFSLVAVEGKCSRNLSIQGLAPVAVLPNYQRQGIGTLLIREGLKECARSGFQAVVVLGHPDFYSRFGFIPASRKSLKCEYDVPDEAFMVLELESGALQDCSGTVKYRSEFSLCE encoded by the coding sequence ATGGATATCCGTACCGAAAATCCAGAAGATGTAGAAGCTGTTCGCAACATTAATATTGCGGCATTCGGGCGAGAAAATGAGGCTAACTTAGTCGAGAAATTGCGGGGAATTGCATCTACATTTTCCTTCGTTGCGGTACAATCCGATCGCGTTGTCGGACACATTTTCTTCAGTTTGGTTGCGGTTGAAGGAAAATGTTCTAGGAATTTGTCGATTCAGGGGTTGGCCCCAGTCGCCGTTCTACCCAACTATCAGCGGCAAGGTATAGGAACGCTGCTGATTCGGGAAGGTTTAAAAGAGTGCGCGCGATCGGGATTTCAGGCAGTGGTTGTGCTTGGTCATCCAGATTTCTATTCGCGTTTTGGGTTCATTCCTGCTAGTAGAAAGAGCTTAAAATGTGAATATGATGTGCCCGATGAGGCTTTTATGGTGTTGGAGTTAGAAAGTGGAGCCTTGCAGGATTGCAGCGGAACGGTGAAGTATCGATCGGAGTTTAGTCTATGCGAGTGA
- a CDS encoding translation initiation factor IF-2, translated as MGFADLSIAEIAEDFNVPVEDVIRLCDELEIAYKHPQTRLALEDVKAIMSTLEKRRDSKLLAD; from the coding sequence ATGGGTTTTGCAGACCTGTCCATTGCAGAAATAGCAGAGGACTTCAACGTCCCTGTTGAAGACGTGATCCGCTTGTGCGATGAGTTGGAAATTGCCTACAAGCACCCTCAAACCCGTTTGGCTTTGGAGGATGTTAAGGCAATTATGTCCACTCTCGAAAAAAGGCGCGACTCAAAACTTCTTGCAGATTAG
- a CDS encoding cytochrome c-550: MLKRYFIALTAVFLSFQLFVSSAMAVELSPELRTVTLNDKGAPVVLSLKQVQQGKRLFNSACAQCHAAGMTKTDPNVNLSPETLALANPPRNNIESLVDFMKNPTTYDGFEEISEVHPSMKSADIFAEMRNLSDDDLYAIAGHILLQPKIVSKQWAGGKGAR, from the coding sequence ATGCTTAAAAGATATTTCATTGCTCTGACCGCTGTATTCTTGAGCTTTCAGTTATTTGTCAGCAGTGCGATGGCTGTCGAACTGAGTCCTGAACTTCGCACTGTGACTTTGAATGACAAGGGTGCTCCGGTAGTGCTGAGCCTCAAACAAGTTCAGCAAGGCAAACGCCTGTTCAATTCGGCTTGCGCTCAATGTCACGCTGCAGGCATGACAAAAACTGACCCGAACGTGAATTTGAGCCCGGAAACTCTGGCTTTGGCCAACCCGCCCCGGAATAATATTGAGTCGCTGGTGGACTTTATGAAAAATCCCACCACTTATGACGGGTTTGAGGAAATTTCCGAAGTGCATCCGAGTATGAAGAGCGCGGATATTTTCGCTGAGATGAGAAATCTCTCGGATGACGATTTGTACGCCATTGCCGGTCATATTCTGTTGCAGCCGAAAATTGTCTCCAAGCAGTGGGCTGGTGGCAAAGGCGCTCGCTAA
- a CDS encoding photosystem II cytochrome PsbV2 yields MLRRGAFVCFLLGMLIILPLVLLAPQPVLAAADSYVNRYLQASEPVALELDSEGHTRLFSAQDLSAGKVLFEQSCLNCHVGGANLPDPMISLSLADLKGATPPRNNINSLVAYLREPMTYDGTEETFWCRQVPESWMPQAEIENLAAFVIRAAQKAPGWGVENFES; encoded by the coding sequence ATGCTGCGTCGTGGTGCTTTTGTCTGCTTTCTGTTGGGGATGTTAATTATTTTGCCGCTCGTGCTGTTGGCTCCTCAACCTGTTTTGGCTGCTGCCGATTCTTACGTGAATAGGTATTTACAAGCCAGCGAACCTGTGGCTCTGGAGTTGGACTCTGAGGGACATACTCGCTTGTTTTCGGCTCAGGATTTGTCTGCAGGCAAGGTATTGTTCGAGCAAAGTTGCCTTAATTGTCACGTCGGAGGAGCTAATTTGCCCGATCCGATGATATCTCTGTCTTTGGCTGACCTCAAAGGGGCAACGCCTCCCCGCAACAACATCAATAGTCTGGTGGCGTATCTGAGAGAACCGATGACTTATGACGGTACTGAGGAGACTTTTTGGTGCCGCCAAGTGCCGGAAAGCTGGATGCCACAGGCTGAGATTGAAAATTTAGCGGCTTTTGTGATCCGGGCTGCTCAGAAAGCTCCGGGCTGGGGCGTGGAGAATTTTGAGAGTTGA